In one Sphingobacterium daejeonense genomic region, the following are encoded:
- a CDS encoding AMP-dependent synthetase/ligase has protein sequence MTNFPKKAEAALKENNIDIEMFTFDDIQGRKNFQEVIELGKQNDQDLQQYRDAISHDDLLTLIYTSGTTGKPKGVYLSHGNIIANVEASNHLVTEEYKKALSFLPLCHIFERMVVYLYLSKGVQIYYAENLDNIVVDINEVKPDLFTTVPRVLEKVYDKVVEKGKNLTGVKKSLFFWALNLGLRYQEPKKNSAFYNFQLGIARKLIFSKWKEALGGNIKLIISGGAALQERLARVFWAAGIKVLEGYGLTETSPVIAVNSWKEEDVKFGTVGRVLNNLDVKIAKDGEILVKGPSVTSGYYKNEEATKEAFTEDGYLHTGDIGELTPDGFLRITDRKKEMFKTAGGKYVAPQVIENKLMESTLIAQVMVIGENQRFPAALIVPAFEELEKYANHKGISFSSKEDLIKNQDILTKYEQVISQSMANFGHWEQVKKFKLLPKEWSIDAGELTPKLSLKRKVIMQKNEENIKSIYSE, from the coding sequence ATGACGAACTTTCCAAAAAAAGCCGAAGCGGCATTGAAGGAAAATAATATTGACATAGAAATGTTTACATTCGATGATATTCAAGGCAGAAAAAATTTCCAAGAAGTCATCGAATTAGGCAAGCAAAATGATCAAGATTTGCAACAGTATAGAGATGCTATCAGTCATGATGATCTATTAACATTGATATATACTTCTGGTACCACAGGAAAGCCAAAAGGTGTTTATCTTTCACATGGCAACATTATTGCCAATGTTGAAGCGAGCAACCACCTCGTTACAGAAGAATACAAAAAGGCATTGAGCTTCCTCCCTTTATGCCATATTTTCGAAAGAATGGTAGTCTATCTATATTTATCAAAAGGGGTTCAGATTTACTACGCTGAAAACCTGGATAATATTGTGGTGGATATTAACGAAGTAAAGCCAGACTTATTCACAACTGTGCCTAGGGTATTGGAAAAGGTATATGATAAAGTTGTTGAAAAAGGCAAAAACTTGACAGGGGTTAAAAAATCTCTATTTTTCTGGGCTCTAAACCTTGGTTTGCGCTATCAAGAACCGAAGAAGAATTCTGCATTTTATAATTTCCAATTAGGAATTGCTAGGAAATTGATTTTCTCGAAATGGAAAGAAGCATTAGGAGGAAATATTAAATTGATTATTTCCGGTGGTGCAGCATTACAAGAAAGGTTAGCGCGTGTATTCTGGGCTGCTGGTATTAAAGTCCTGGAAGGATATGGATTGACTGAGACTTCGCCAGTGATCGCTGTGAACTCTTGGAAAGAAGAAGACGTAAAATTCGGCACTGTTGGAAGGGTTTTGAATAACCTAGATGTCAAGATTGCTAAGGATGGAGAAATTTTAGTAAAAGGTCCGAGTGTAACTTCAGGCTATTACAAAAATGAAGAAGCTACCAAAGAAGCATTTACTGAAGATGGATATTTACATACCGGCGATATCGGCGAATTAACCCCAGATGGATTCTTAAGAATAACAGACCGTAAGAAGGAAATGTTTAAAACTGCAGGAGGTAAATATGTAGCTCCACAAGTCATCGAAAACAAGTTAATGGAATCTACGTTAATTGCACAAGTTATGGTTATCGGTGAGAACCAAAGATTCCCAGCGGCATTGATCGTCCCAGCATTCGAAGAACTTGAAAAATATGCCAATCATAAAGGAATAAGTTTTAGTTCAAAAGAAGATTTAATAAAGAATCAAGATATTTTAACCAAATATGAACAGGTTATCTCGCAATCTATGGCTAACTTTGGACATTGGGAGCAGGTGAAAAAGTTTAAGTTATTACCTAAAGAGTGGTCTATCGATGCAGGTGAGCTCACTCCTAAACTAAGCCTTAAACGTAAAGTAATCATGCAAAAAAATGAAGAAAATATAAAGTCAATCTATTCGGAATAA
- a CDS encoding AMP-binding protein, producing MSNYKRLIDLITNYQKEFAKDIMVAGRASTGWKTYSTKEFVDIIDNLSKGLLAKGLKKGDRVALMSGNRPEWNFIDFACNQLGVATVPLYPTLSNQDLIYILNDAEVKLLFVSNDELSKKSRSGIEGK from the coding sequence ATGAGCAATTATAAAAGATTAATCGATTTAATCACCAATTACCAGAAAGAGTTTGCTAAAGATATTATGGTTGCAGGCCGTGCTAGCACAGGCTGGAAGACCTATTCAACGAAAGAATTTGTTGATATCATTGATAATCTCAGTAAGGGATTGTTAGCTAAAGGACTAAAAAAAGGCGACAGAGTAGCTTTAATGTCTGGAAACCGTCCTGAATGGAATTTTATCGATTTCGCATGTAACCAGTTAGGAGTGGCAACGGTGCCATTATATCCGACATTGTCCAATCAAGATCTTATTTATATCCTTAATGATGCCGAAGTTAAGTTACTTTTTGTAAGTAATGACGAACTTTCCAAAAAAAGCCGAAGCGGCATTGAAGGAAAATAA
- a CDS encoding M61 family metallopeptidase: MSNSSIHFHLSFIEPQAHYVEVSMVIQGFDQDFLDLKMPVWTPGSYLIREFSKNLEQVQAQDENGNDIEIQKINKNTWRVNSKGQETKINYRVYSFEKSVRTNFVDDQHAFISPAGTFFYIDGYLDHASTVQVSLPPFWSKISTGLDLIEGKVNLFFAENFDILYDTPLEIGNQDTWTFNAAGIPHEFAMVGTANYDKDRLSADIKKIVEVETEIWGSNPNDKYVFITHNYLSSHGGLEHLNSTVLAASRSAYQSNIGYNNFLSLVAHEYFHLWNVKRLRPANLGPFNYEEENYTSLLWIFEGFTAYYDNIITRRCGFRNEQEYLNELVSEFNLVLNRAGRNVQSVGLSSFDTWIKQYRPDENSPNVSISYYNKGAMLATMMDILIIAKTNGTKRLDDVLKAAYNKYYLIENRGITEKEFQDLAEEVSGISLKEIFDAVYVTEDLDYNAYFNLVGYQFIDINRETETPSLGIKVSHHDGRTVIKNVDRNSAAWVDGLNVDDEIIAVNGNRLDPQGRELDQAIATSSLGDPLNILVARDGLMREITVHLKASDKVSYVIERNPESTDQQRRLGDIWLSLS, encoded by the coding sequence ATGAGTAATAGCAGCATCCATTTCCACCTATCATTTATTGAACCTCAAGCCCATTATGTAGAGGTCAGTATGGTTATCCAAGGCTTTGACCAAGACTTCTTAGACCTCAAGATGCCAGTTTGGACTCCTGGATCTTACTTAATCCGTGAATTTTCAAAAAATTTGGAGCAAGTTCAAGCACAGGATGAAAATGGAAATGACATAGAAATACAAAAAATCAATAAAAATACCTGGAGAGTAAACTCTAAAGGTCAAGAAACAAAAATAAATTACAGAGTATACAGCTTTGAAAAATCTGTCAGGACAAACTTTGTCGATGACCAACACGCATTCATTAGCCCAGCTGGTACATTCTTTTATATTGATGGCTACCTAGACCATGCCTCTACTGTTCAAGTATCATTACCGCCATTCTGGTCCAAAATATCAACTGGTTTAGATTTAATCGAGGGAAAAGTAAATCTATTTTTTGCTGAAAACTTCGATATCCTATACGATACTCCACTTGAAATTGGAAATCAAGACACTTGGACGTTCAATGCTGCGGGTATCCCACATGAATTTGCGATGGTGGGCACGGCAAACTACGATAAAGACAGACTCTCTGCTGATATCAAAAAAATTGTTGAGGTAGAAACAGAAATATGGGGCTCCAATCCTAATGATAAATATGTTTTTATAACCCATAATTATTTAAGTTCACATGGCGGATTAGAGCATTTAAACTCAACAGTATTAGCAGCATCAAGATCAGCGTATCAAAGTAATATTGGTTATAATAATTTCTTGAGCTTAGTTGCACATGAATACTTCCATTTATGGAATGTCAAAAGACTAAGACCAGCAAACCTTGGCCCTTTCAACTATGAAGAAGAGAACTATACTTCTCTCCTATGGATTTTTGAAGGTTTTACTGCATATTATGATAATATTATAACAAGAAGATGTGGATTTAGAAATGAGCAGGAATATCTGAATGAATTAGTGTCAGAATTCAATCTAGTATTAAACCGGGCTGGAAGAAATGTCCAATCTGTAGGATTATCTAGCTTTGACACTTGGATCAAGCAATATAGACCTGATGAAAATTCACCTAACGTCAGCATCTCTTATTACAATAAAGGTGCAATGTTGGCGACGATGATGGATATTCTTATTATTGCCAAGACAAATGGAACTAAGCGTCTTGACGATGTTCTTAAAGCAGCTTACAATAAATATTATTTAATAGAAAATAGAGGTATTACTGAGAAAGAATTCCAAGATTTAGCAGAAGAGGTTTCGGGAATCTCCTTAAAAGAAATATTCGATGCAGTCTATGTGACCGAAGATCTAGATTACAATGCCTATTTTAATTTAGTTGGTTATCAGTTCATCGATATCAATCGAGAAACAGAAACTCCAAGTCTAGGGATCAAGGTTTCTCACCATGATGGACGTACAGTTATAAAGAATGTAGATCGCAATTCAGCAGCATGGGTGGATGGATTAAATGTTGACGACGAAATTATTGCCGTTAATGGAAACAGATTGGATCCACAAGGCAGAGAGTTGGATCAAGCGATTGCTACCAGTAGTCTTGGAGACCCGTTGAATATTTTAGTAGCAAGAGACGGCTTAATGCGAGAAATAACAGTTCATCTGAAAGCTAGTGATAAGGTTTCCTATGTTATTGAGAGAAACCCAGAAAGTACCGATCAACAGAGAAGACTTGGTGATATTTGGTTATCATTATCATAA
- a CDS encoding dihydrofolate reductase, with amino-acid sequence MSYPKVTFIVAAAENNAIGKGNQMPWHLPNDFKYFKAKTMDHSIIMGRKTFESIGKPLPGRRNIIISRQPTLNIEDVDVANSLQDVINYCRDEREIFIIGGAEIFKQAMSMADEILLTRVHTNIEGADAFFPELPESDWELISQEKHNKDDKHQYDYTFEVYKRK; translated from the coding sequence ATGAGTTATCCTAAAGTTACATTCATTGTGGCGGCAGCTGAAAATAATGCAATCGGTAAAGGAAACCAGATGCCATGGCATTTACCAAATGACTTCAAATATTTTAAAGCCAAAACAATGGATCATTCCATTATTATGGGCCGAAAGACATTTGAATCTATTGGAAAACCCCTTCCAGGCAGAAGAAACATTATAATTTCCAGACAACCAACTTTAAATATTGAAGATGTTGATGTGGCAAACAGCCTGCAAGATGTCATCAATTATTGTAGGGACGAGCGGGAAATTTTTATCATTGGTGGCGCCGAAATATTTAAACAGGCAATGTCGATGGCTGATGAAATATTGTTAACTAGAGTTCATACCAATATTGAGGGCGCAGATGCGTTCTTTCCTGAGCTTCCTGAGTCGGATTGGGAGCTTATTAGCCAAGAAAAACATAACAAGGACGACAAACATCAGTACGACTATACATTCGAAGTATATAAAAGAAAATAA
- a CDS encoding thymidylate synthase — translation MRQYLDLLEHVYNNGVEKTDRTGTGTKSVFGYQMRFNLKEGFPLVTTKKLHLRSIIHELIWFLKGETNIQYLKENGVSIWDEWADENGNLGPVYGSQWRSWPTPDGRHIDQITQVINQLKNSPDSRRIIVSAWNVAEIENMALPPCHAFFQFYVAPAQPEKGLMKPQLSCQLYQRSADIFLGVPFNIASYALLTMMVAQVCDMEAAEFIHTLGDAHIYSNHFEQTELQLSRDPKPLPQMVINPEVNSIFDFKFEDFELQNYEHHPHIKAPVAV, via the coding sequence ATGAGACAGTATTTAGATCTACTCGAGCATGTTTACAACAATGGTGTTGAAAAAACAGATAGAACAGGGACAGGAACGAAAAGTGTTTTCGGGTATCAAATGCGTTTTAACCTTAAGGAGGGATTTCCACTTGTAACGACAAAAAAACTGCACCTTCGATCAATTATCCACGAATTGATCTGGTTTTTGAAAGGCGAAACGAACATTCAATATTTAAAAGAAAATGGTGTAAGCATCTGGGATGAATGGGCAGATGAAAATGGAAATCTTGGTCCAGTCTATGGTTCTCAATGGCGCTCATGGCCTACGCCGGATGGCCGTCATATCGACCAGATAACCCAAGTGATCAATCAACTTAAAAACTCCCCGGATTCCAGAAGGATAATAGTGTCGGCTTGGAATGTAGCAGAGATTGAAAATATGGCTTTACCTCCATGCCATGCATTCTTTCAGTTTTATGTAGCTCCTGCGCAACCTGAAAAAGGCTTGATGAAACCGCAACTATCCTGTCAATTGTATCAGAGGAGTGCTGATATTTTCTTGGGTGTACCTTTTAATATTGCATCATATGCGCTATTGACTATGATGGTAGCACAAGTTTGTGATATGGAAGCGGCAGAATTTATACATACTCTTGGTGACGCACATATTTACAGCAATCATTTCGAACAGACCGAACTTCAACTAAGCAGAGATCCAAAACCGTTACCTCAGATGGTTATCAACCCAGAGGTAAATTCAATCTTTGATTTCAAATTCGAGGATTTTGAATTGCAGAATTACGAACATCATCCACATATTAAAGCTCCTGTAGCTGTTTAG
- a CDS encoding inorganic phosphate transporter has translation MENYLYLVLITLAVLAIIDLMVGVSNDAVNFLNSAIGSKAIPFKSIMIIASLGILFGSVFSSGMMEIARSGIYVPSKFSFDDVITIFLAVMITDIILLDVFNYFGLPTSTTVSIVFELLGAALCLAIYNIAIKDGDWSTLSSYINTEKASEIVYSILLSVVISFTVGMAVQYVSRVLFTFQFEKKLKTIGVIFGGIAMASISYFILIKGLKGVSFIGKDVKDWVQTHELLLLGGSFVVFSIVSYIINLLGYNILKVIIGIGTFALALSFAGNDLVNFIGVPVAAAQSVEIFQSIPGADPDTYTMDALASSDIVAPAWILLCAGIIMVITLWTSKKAKTVIETEMSLTNQGDGAEKFKSNMLSRSIVRGFIRIGSGLSYIMPRTLQASLDKKFENPLLNAHRKKKKSKDEPMFDMIRASVNLMVASSLIALGTSMKLPLSTTYVTFMVAMGTAFADRAWGRESAVYRVSGVFHVIGGWFVTAGCAFMGAVIFAFFLKIGGIVTFVISLIVLALLLYRNAKSHDRKIKAKALQELNLDKSDIIGLQQVIETSAQQISETFSKTNLFFKEAIDSLIKEDLMALMANKKLVKKLQNDLNSTNNAMYDYIRNLDDTSVKGSRYYIISLGYLQDMVENVAVINSNALSHVDNNHKTLRISQAKDLKYVVERISEWFSKINMTYKRLDFSKIDEIIKEREDIQEYINNLLDKQIDRIRTSENSPKNSRLYFSILLETNELISSTFKLMRLHKEFDSFRRRNA, from the coding sequence ATGGAGAATTATCTTTATCTCGTCCTCATTACCTTGGCAGTTCTTGCCATAATTGATTTGATGGTCGGTGTAAGTAACGACGCAGTAAACTTTCTAAATTCAGCAATCGGTTCCAAAGCAATTCCATTCAAGAGCATCATGATCATTGCCAGCTTGGGGATTCTTTTCGGTTCTGTCTTTTCAAGTGGAATGATGGAAATTGCCCGAAGTGGGATTTATGTCCCCAGCAAATTTTCCTTTGACGATGTAATTACGATATTTCTCGCCGTCATGATTACGGACATCATATTATTGGATGTCTTTAATTATTTTGGTCTTCCCACATCAACTACAGTTTCTATTGTATTTGAATTATTGGGCGCAGCACTATGTTTAGCGATCTACAACATTGCCATAAAAGATGGAGATTGGTCTACCCTATCTTCATATATTAATACTGAAAAAGCTTCTGAGATTGTCTATAGTATCCTGCTCTCAGTCGTCATATCTTTTACAGTCGGTATGGCTGTACAATATGTGTCAAGGGTTCTTTTTACATTCCAGTTTGAAAAAAAGCTTAAGACGATTGGAGTTATCTTCGGTGGTATCGCAATGGCGTCAATCTCTTATTTTATTTTAATCAAAGGATTAAAAGGTGTTTCATTTATTGGAAAAGACGTTAAAGATTGGGTTCAAACTCACGAATTACTATTATTAGGAGGATCATTTGTAGTATTCTCAATTGTAAGTTATATCATTAATTTATTAGGTTATAACATCTTAAAGGTTATCATTGGAATTGGAACATTTGCTTTGGCTTTATCCTTTGCAGGAAATGATTTGGTAAACTTTATAGGTGTTCCAGTTGCTGCTGCCCAATCTGTTGAGATTTTTCAATCCATTCCAGGCGCTGATCCAGACACATATACCATGGATGCACTAGCATCAAGCGACATTGTAGCTCCCGCATGGATTTTATTATGTGCTGGAATCATCATGGTAATAACACTTTGGACTTCTAAAAAAGCTAAAACAGTAATTGAAACTGAGATGAGCCTTACCAATCAAGGTGATGGTGCTGAAAAATTCAAATCCAACATGCTTTCCAGAAGTATCGTGAGAGGATTTATCAGAATTGGTTCAGGTTTGAGCTATATCATGCCTAGAACTTTGCAGGCTAGTCTGGACAAAAAATTTGAAAACCCTTTATTGAACGCCCATAGAAAAAAGAAAAAATCTAAGGACGAACCGATGTTCGACATGATCAGGGCTTCAGTAAACTTGATGGTAGCGAGTAGTCTAATTGCGCTTGGTACATCGATGAAATTACCTCTTTCGACCACATATGTCACGTTTATGGTGGCTATGGGTACTGCTTTTGCTGATAGAGCTTGGGGGCGTGAAAGTGCTGTGTACCGTGTGTCAGGGGTATTCCATGTTATTGGAGGCTGGTTTGTCACTGCAGGCTGTGCGTTTATGGGCGCAGTTATATTCGCATTCTTCCTGAAAATTGGAGGAATTGTCACTTTTGTTATTTCATTGATTGTATTAGCTTTACTATTGTATAGAAATGCAAAAAGCCATGACCGTAAAATTAAGGCCAAAGCTCTACAAGAACTTAATCTAGATAAAAGTGATATTATTGGTCTTCAACAAGTTATCGAAACCAGTGCTCAACAAATAAGTGAAACTTTTTCAAAAACAAACCTATTTTTCAAAGAAGCTATTGACTCCTTGATCAAAGAAGATTTGATGGCATTAATGGCTAATAAAAAACTTGTCAAAAAATTACAGAACGACCTAAATTCTACAAATAATGCCATGTACGATTATATCCGTAATCTAGATGACACTTCTGTAAAAGGTAGTCGCTACTACATTATTTCATTAGGATATTTGCAGGATATGGTTGAAAATGTGGCTGTCATCAATTCAAATGCTCTGTCCCATGTTGACAACAATCATAAAACGTTAAGAATAAGCCAGGCGAAAGATCTTAAATACGTTGTTGAAAGGATTTCAGAGTGGTTCTCTAAAATCAATATGACCTATAAAAGGTTGGATTTCAGCAAAATTGACGAAATAATTAAAGAGAGAGAAGATATTCAAGAATACATTAACAATCTATTAGATAAACAAATCGATAGGATCCGTACTTCTGAAAATAGTCCAAAAAACAGTAGATTATATTTCTCGATATTATTGGAAACAAATGAATTGATCAGTTCGACCTTCAAACTGATGCGTTTACATAAAGAGTTCGATAGTTTCCGTAGAAGGAATGCATAA
- a CDS encoding EamA family transporter, translating into MNKTKGAIAVFLGAASFGILSTFVKKAYEQGFNLGEVTGIQALLGVIFLWLTWAIIKNRRVEKDHENLKSPKWKIILSGVSTGMVSILYYKCVELVPASLAIVLLMQYIWIGQIIELIFFKVKPQLSQIIVIICILAGTVLATGMIEEPLESFSIVGIGYGLLAATAYSIFMIVNGRVGNDYPPVQKSALMISGALILIFITLQPFSLFNPEIFLGILPYGLLLSLFGTVIPPLLYAYGMPKTGYSLGAVLSAVELPVAVCMSYLVLNESVTWIKWLGVFFILLTIFWKNNLKTNS; encoded by the coding sequence ATGAATAAAACTAAGGGGGCAATTGCGGTTTTTTTAGGGGCTGCAAGCTTTGGTATTTTATCTACTTTTGTTAAAAAGGCCTACGAACAGGGATTTAACTTAGGAGAGGTAACAGGAATTCAAGCATTATTAGGTGTCATATTTTTATGGTTGACCTGGGCAATTATAAAAAACAGGCGGGTAGAGAAGGATCATGAAAACCTGAAAAGCCCTAAATGGAAGATTATCCTGAGTGGCGTAAGTACTGGGATGGTAAGTATTCTATATTACAAATGTGTTGAATTAGTTCCTGCCTCTTTAGCCATAGTCCTATTGATGCAATACATTTGGATAGGACAAATCATTGAATTAATATTTTTCAAAGTCAAACCCCAACTAAGTCAAATCATCGTAATTATCTGTATTCTTGCTGGAACAGTTTTGGCGACCGGAATGATAGAAGAACCTTTGGAATCATTTTCAATTGTTGGCATTGGTTATGGATTATTAGCTGCTACAGCCTATTCCATATTTATGATTGTAAATGGTCGAGTTGGCAATGATTACCCCCCAGTTCAGAAAAGTGCATTAATGATTTCAGGCGCGTTGATATTGATATTCATCACTCTTCAGCCTTTTAGTCTTTTTAATCCAGAGATTTTTCTTGGCATTCTTCCTTATGGGTTATTATTATCGTTATTCGGCACCGTAATTCCACCATTATTATATGCATATGGAATGCCGAAGACCGGTTATTCCCTTGGTGCTGTATTGAGTGCTGTAGAACTTCCGGTAGCAGTTTGTATGTCCTATTTAGTTTTGAACGAATCTGTGACCTGGATCAAATGGTTAGGGGTATTTTTCATATTGCTGACCATATTCTGGAAGAACAATTTGAAAACAAATAGCTAA
- a CDS encoding C40 family peptidase, whose protein sequence is MKVNYSLLIFLLAAVILSSCGSKRKTSAKYSYGSVNPKKGAPISDASDARGKGYGSNKLDNYADLLGVKTKELDNKNLYYMIDDWMGTPHRMGGMDKRGVDCSGFVSMLYQKIYGKDLPRTSRDMADNVKRKYENQLKEGDLVFFSFGGRNIDHVGIYLHNGKFVHVSTRKGVIISNLSDSWYYKYFKRSGTPKS, encoded by the coding sequence ATGAAGGTTAACTATAGTTTATTAATATTTCTTTTAGCTGCGGTGATTTTAAGTTCTTGTGGTTCGAAACGCAAGACTTCAGCTAAGTATTCCTATGGGAGTGTGAACCCTAAAAAAGGAGCTCCAATTTCTGATGCCAGTGATGCTAGAGGTAAAGGGTATGGATCTAATAAACTTGATAATTACGCAGACCTTTTAGGAGTAAAAACAAAAGAACTAGACAATAAGAATCTTTATTACATGATTGATGATTGGATGGGTACTCCTCATCGAATGGGTGGAATGGATAAAAGAGGAGTAGACTGTTCAGGATTTGTCAGTATGCTATATCAAAAAATCTATGGCAAAGATCTTCCAAGGACTTCCCGAGATATGGCTGATAACGTAAAGAGAAAATATGAAAACCAACTCAAAGAAGGAGATTTAGTTTTCTTTTCTTTTGGAGGCAGGAATATTGACCATGTGGGAATTTATCTCCATAATGGCAAATTCGTTCATGTTTCAACAAGAAAAGGAGTAATTATCTCCAATCTGAGTGACAGTTGGTATTATAAATATTTCAAAAGAAGCGGCACTCCCAAAAGCTAG
- a CDS encoding MIP family channel protein, whose protein sequence is METKTLSKFIAELIGTFGLVLFGGGAAAIAGGDTLAQTSGLGLLGISLAFGLSVVVFAYAIGGVSGCHINPAVTLGVLVSGKMSGKDALVYITAQIIGGILGAFVLKTILTGQLAVFNPGEWAYGSNGWGAGYQNEYNMMTAFITETVLTALFLFVILGTTSKIGNGTMAGLAIGFTLVLIHLVAIPITGTSVNPARSLGPAIFAGGNAISQVWLFLLAPLVGAVIGAILWKLVYNEK, encoded by the coding sequence ATGGAAACAAAAACATTATCTAAGTTTATTGCTGAACTGATTGGAACATTTGGTTTGGTATTATTTGGTGGTGGAGCTGCGGCCATTGCAGGTGGGGACACTTTGGCGCAGACATCAGGATTAGGCTTATTGGGGATCTCATTAGCATTCGGTCTGTCTGTTGTAGTTTTTGCATATGCTATTGGGGGAGTCTCAGGATGTCATATCAACCCTGCTGTAACATTGGGAGTATTGGTGTCCGGAAAAATGTCTGGAAAAGATGCTTTAGTCTATATTACAGCCCAAATCATTGGTGGTATTTTGGGGGCTTTCGTGCTAAAGACTATATTAACTGGCCAATTAGCGGTGTTTAACCCTGGTGAATGGGCATATGGGTCCAATGGATGGGGTGCTGGATATCAAAATGAATATAATATGATGACAGCATTTATCACAGAAACTGTATTAACAGCTTTATTTTTATTTGTCATTTTGGGCACTACCTCTAAAATTGGAAATGGTACCATGGCGGGCTTAGCGATTGGGTTTACTCTAGTTTTAATTCATTTGGTAGCTATTCCAATTACTGGAACATCTGTTAATCCTGCAAGAAGCTTAGGTCCAGCGATATTTGCCGGCGGTAATGCAATTTCTCAAGTTTGGTTGTTCTTATTGGCACCATTGGTAGGAGCTGTGATAGGAGCAATATTATGGAAATTAGTATATAATGAAAAATAA
- a CDS encoding DNA polymerase III subunit gamma/tau, with the protein MDNFIVSARKYRPVTFDSVVGQQHITGTLKNAIHNNQLAQAFLFCGPRGVGKTTCARILAKTINCENITESNEACGQCDSCKSFQNGNSFSIHELDAASNNSVDDIRSLIDQVRIPPQTGKYKIYIIDEVHMLSQQAFNAFLKTLEEPPSYAIFILATTEKHKILPTILSRCQIFDFNRIKVEDMANHLASIAEKEGVTFEVDGLHVIAQKADGGLRDALSMFDQIVSFSNKNLTYQAVINNLNILDYDYYFQLMDSISRQDAATTLLIFDKVLNNGFDGGHFIAGLSSHIRNLLVSKEPSTLKLLEVSENIKKRYLEQSQALSSGLLLSALNIANQCEINYRTSKNQRLQVELTLLKMCHIASAIQLGAEGLPALAELKKKLPDSGVTAKPVTTTQQATQVNNSASPVSPVVKTNIPSTSTSVKPPVAQKPYFC; encoded by the coding sequence ATGGATAATTTTATTGTTTCTGCACGTAAATATAGACCTGTTACTTTTGACTCGGTCGTAGGGCAGCAACACATCACTGGCACACTTAAGAATGCAATTCACAATAATCAGTTAGCTCAGGCTTTTTTGTTTTGTGGACCTCGTGGAGTTGGTAAAACAACTTGTGCCCGTATATTGGCAAAAACAATAAATTGTGAAAATATCACAGAATCCAACGAAGCATGTGGTCAATGTGATAGCTGCAAGTCCTTCCAAAATGGTAATTCATTCAGCATCCATGAATTAGATGCGGCATCTAATAACTCCGTCGATGACATTCGTTCATTAATAGATCAGGTTAGAATACCTCCACAAACTGGAAAATATAAAATATATATCATTGATGAGGTTCATATGTTGTCTCAACAAGCATTCAATGCTTTTTTGAAAACATTGGAAGAACCCCCTTCATATGCTATTTTTATATTAGCCACCACAGAAAAGCATAAGATCCTTCCTACGATATTGTCAAGATGTCAAATCTTTGATTTCAATAGAATAAAAGTAGAGGATATGGCCAATCACCTTGCTTCAATTGCTGAAAAAGAAGGAGTAACATTTGAAGTTGATGGATTGCATGTCATCGCCCAAAAAGCAGATGGAGGGTTGCGTGATGCTCTTTCTATGTTTGATCAGATTGTCAGCTTTTCCAATAAGAATTTAACTTATCAAGCCGTAATCAATAATCTGAATATTCTAGATTATGATTATTACTTCCAATTAATGGACTCAATATCAAGGCAAGATGCAGCAACTACGCTTTTGATATTTGACAAAGTCCTTAATAATGGTTTTGATGGTGGTCACTTTATTGCTGGGCTATCTTCTCATATCCGAAATCTGTTGGTTAGCAAAGAGCCAAGTACGCTGAAGCTTCTTGAAGTCAGTGAAAATATAAAGAAGAGGTATCTTGAACAATCTCAAGCCTTATCGAGTGGTTTGTTGCTGTCGGCGCTCAATATTGCTAATCAATGTGAGATAAACTATCGGACCAGTAAAAATCAACGTTTGCAGGTAGAGCTTACATTGCTGAAAATGTGCCATATCGCGAGTGCCATTCAGTTAGGAGCAGAAGGTCTACCAGCATTAGCTGAATTAAAAAAAAAACTCCCTGATTCAGGGGTAACAGCTAAACCTGTTACAACTACACAACAAGCAACTCAAGTAAATAATTCTGCTTCGCCAGTATCTCCTGTAGTTAAAACTAATATCCCAAGTACTTCAACTTCGGTCAAACCGCCTGTAGCACAAAAACCCTACTTCTGTTGA